Part of the Aquabacterium sp. NJ1 genome, TCGGGCAGATGCGCGGCACCAGTGGCTCGCTGGCCTGGGCCATCGCCTGCGGCCGCGGCGCCATCACCTCGGATGCCCGCGCGTTTGCTGAAGAGATCAGCCATGGCAACGGTTCGTCCTATCGCCAGGGCGACGTGGCGGCCTTGGCCGCGCAGATCGAAGGCGTGCTCAACAAGCCCGAGATCCTGTCGCAATGGGCCGACCGCGCCAGCGCGCTGGCCCAGGAGCGCGCCTGGCCCATGACCGGCCAGCGTTTTGTCGGCCACTTCCAGCGGGCCGTGGCCCGTGCGCCGCGTGCGCGTGGCGTGTCCAGCAGCGGCCCCGCATCGGTGTGGTCGCAAAAGGAATCCCTGTGACCCTGCCGGCCGCCACCCGGCGCCAGCAGCTGCGCCTCGGTGGCGCGCTGGCGCTCGGTGCCGTCGGGATCGGCTCGGGTGGTCGGGCCCTGGCCGGGTGGTCGATGTGGCCCCGCAAGAAGCCGCCTGCCTTGGCATTGATACCCATGCGCCCGGTTGTGTGGCAGGACTTTCTCGGCGTCAATGCGCAGTTTCAGTGGTTCCCGCCCGATGTGGCGCGCCTGCAGGTCGAGCGCCTCAAGGCCCTGGGTTTGAACTGGGTTCGGCTGGCCTTGCACTGGATGCTGATCGAGCCTGAAGCCGGCAAGTGGCAGCTCGACACCACCGACCGCATGATGAGCCTGGTCAAGCAGGCCGGCCTGCACAGCCTGACCTATGTGGTGGGGACACCCCGCTTTGCCAGTTCGGCGCCCGCCGGCGCACCCTACAGCGACAAGTACCCACCCAAAGACCCGGGCGTGTACGCGCAGCGCTTGCAGGGTCTGGTCAAGCGCTACCCCAATGTGGACGTCTGGCAGGTCTGGAACGAGCCCAACATCCCTGCCTTCTGGCAACCTCGCATCGACCCCGAAGGCTATGGCCGCCTGCTGCAACCGGCCGTGGCCGCCTTGCGCCAGGCCGCGCCTGACAAGCCTGTGGCCATGGCAGGCATGGCCTATTACAGCCAGATGGCCGGCCGCGATGGCCTGATGCTCGATGCCATGGGCAAGCTGGGCGCCTACCAGCTCAAGCTGATTGCCTGCTACCACCCCTACACCGCCGAGCCCGAAGGCGCTGACGACGGCTCGCGTGATCTGCTCACGCACGTGCCCTTCCTGAACAAGGGCTTGCGTGCCTATGGCGTCAAACAGATATGGGCCACCGAGTGGGGCTGGTCCAGTTACGACGGCCCGGTGGAAGAGCAGCCCCTGGTGGGCGAAGACGGCCAGGCCAGCTACACGCTCAAGCGCCTGGCCCTCATGGCCACGCAGGACTTCGACCGCGTCTTCCTGTTCACCCTGGCCGATCTGGATGACCCTCGCGTTGGCCCACGCGACAAGCGCTACGGCCTGCTGCGCGCCAATGGCCAGCCCAAGCCGGTCTACACGGCCTTGCAACGCTTCCTGTCCATCAGCGGGGCACGCCTGGAGCCTGCCCCGCTGATGCGACTGGCCGAGGGCAAGCCTGAAGGGCTGGTCAGCATCCAGTGGCAACGCGGCGATGGCAAGCGCCTGTGGATGGCCTGGGCGCACGAGCCCATGCGCGTGACCCTGCCCGACGTCAAGGCCGGCGTCTGGCACGACCCACAGCGCGGCACACAGCGCGCGCTCAAGGCGGATGCACA contains:
- a CDS encoding cellulase family glycosylhydrolase — encoded protein: MTLPAATRRQQLRLGGALALGAVGIGSGGRALAGWSMWPRKKPPALALIPMRPVVWQDFLGVNAQFQWFPPDVARLQVERLKALGLNWVRLALHWMLIEPEAGKWQLDTTDRMMSLVKQAGLHSLTYVVGTPRFASSAPAGAPYSDKYPPKDPGVYAQRLQGLVKRYPNVDVWQVWNEPNIPAFWQPRIDPEGYGRLLQPAVAALRQAAPDKPVAMAGMAYYSQMAGRDGLMLDAMGKLGAYQLKLIACYHPYTAEPEGADDGSRDLLTHVPFLNKGLRAYGVKQIWATEWGWSSYDGPVEEQPLVGEDGQASYTLKRLALMATQDFDRVFLFTLADLDDPRVGPRDKRYGLLRANGQPKPVYTALQRFLSISGARLEPAPLMRLAEGKPEGLVSIQWQRGDGKRLWMAWAHEPMRVTLPDVKAGVWHDPQRGTQRALKADAQGLVLDIGTDLQMLVYA